CTTTTTTATTGAAAGTGAATTGCTGTTGAAATGTCTTTGAACTGAAAGGGATGTTATATTGGACAAAGTATATTAAAAAACATTATAATAGTTGTGAAGGATAAAAAAATATCAGATTTAATATAGCCTATTTTAAGGCTTCAAGATCTGATATGTGAAAGCTAAGCATCAATTATTTTGTTGTAGAACTTATTATACTTAATAATTTCATTAAACTTTAACCAATAAGACAAATCAGTTAGTATTTCAGAATCGTTGATTGGAGTATTTAACTGATTTCTAATATGAATTTAGGAGGTACTGACGTTTTGCGCTACGAAAAAATGAGAAGTATAATAATAAATGAACAGGGAAATCTAAATATAATAGGTAAATTATTTTATGCTGCATTAGTGATAATAATTGCCTCCATACTTGTTGGGCTTATTAAAAGGGCGATAAACAGAGCTTTGAAGTATAGAGGATTGCAGTCTGATTCAAAGATAAAGACCTTTCAGCAAATACTTACTAAAATAATTTATGTATTTGCATATTTTATTGCGATTGTATTGATTCTCGACAGGTTTGGTATAAATACTAATTCAATTTTAGCGACTGCAGGAATCGGAGGTGTTGCGATAGGTTTCGGGGCACAGTATGTCGTAAGAGATGTAATCTCCGGCATGATAATTTTAGCCGAAGACCAGTATAGAGTTGGTGATTATGTAAGCATTGAAGGCGTTTCAGGAATAATAGAAGATGTTGGATTACGACTGACAAAGGTTCGAGACTTCACTGGAGAGCTACATATTATCCAAAATGGAAATATTAAAATTGTAACCAATAAATCCAGAGGTCCTCAAAGAGCTTGGGTTCAAGTCTATTTACCGCATAGTACAGATATTAAGGCAGTAACAAGTATAATTGAGGGAGCATGTGAAAAGGTCAAGGAAAAATATCCTTCCATAACCGATGGACCGAGTCTTTTAGGGATTACCGATTTTGGTGAATACGATATGGTAATGTCAATCAAAGCCATGGTCGAGGATTTAAAACACTGGGAAGTGGAAAGGGAATTAAGAAAGACTATACTGGAAGATTTGGTGGCTGAAGGAATTGAGCTTCCTGCATTTGTTGTTGTAGAAGGTGGTGCAAAGGATGAAGTATAAAGTTGGAGATATCATTACATTAAAAAAGGGACACCCATGTGGTGAGAATAAGTGGGAGATAATGAGGACCGGTGCTGAAATAAAACTAAGATGTATGGGCTGCGATAAACAAATCTGGCTCAGTAGAGTTGATTTTAACAAGAGGATAAGAAAGATAGAACATAATGGTAAATTTATAAGCATTGTCCATTATGAACCAGATGCAGAGACAGAAGAAAGCATAGATTTAGAATAGGTAATAACAAAAATTATTTAAAAACATGATAAATAACTACCACTTTTTCAAAAAAAATGTTAAACTTAATGTAAAAAGTATCATATAAATTTTGGAGGTAAATTGTGAATAAAGATTATACACAAGATTTAATAAAGGTTGTAAAAGAGGACACTAATCCGGCTCTTGGATGCACTGAACCGGTAGCAGTTGCCTTTGCAGCAGCTGTTGCAGCTGATCATACTGATGGAGAATTAAAGAGTTTAGAGGTATTGGTAAGTAAAAATATCTATAAGAACGGTAAGTCTGTACTTATTCCACATACCGGAAAATGCGGTCTGGACTTGGCTGCTGCCGTAGGATTTGTAGGTGGTAATTCTGAAGAAGAATTTATGGTTCTTAGATCTGTAGAGCCAAGTGATTTAAAAGGTGCTGAAGAATTACTTTCTAAGGGAATAGTAAAACTTGGATACAAGCAGGATACGCCTGATGTATATGTAAGCATAGTTGCCGAGGCAAACAATAAAGTGGAAATAATATTAAAAGATGCTCATACTCATATACATAAGATAATAGTTGATGATGAGGTTCTATATGAAGGAGAATCCTCAACTAGTGAAAAAACATCTAAAGAGTTTTTGAAAGATTTAACATTCAAGGCCATAAGAGAGATGATCGAGAGTATTCCGATTGAAGAACTTGACTTCATTATGGACGGAGTTGAGATGAATATTGCTGCTGCTGAAGCAGGACTTGAAGGCGGAGTAGGTCTAAGCATAGGCAAAAAATTAAGTGAAATAGAAGCAAGTGGTCTTATTGCAATGGATGCGGGAACCAGATCCAGAATATTAACTGCTGCAGCTGCTGACATGAGAATGGGTGGTGGAGAATGTCCGATTATGACAAGTGGGGGAAGTGGTAATCAAGGTCTTGGAGTAATACTGCCTGTTTATGTAGTTGCCGAAGAAAAAGGACTCGAAGAAGATAGGCTTACCAGAGGAGTATTTTTTGCTCATGCAATCAACGAATACGTTAAGATATATTCAGGTAAATTATCAGGTATGTGTGGATGTGCAATCGGCGCAGGTATCGGAGCTACTGCGGGTATAACTTGGATGCTTGGTGGAGATGATACTCAAATTGCCGGCTCTGCTAATAATATGTTTGCAAATATTTCAGGAATGTTATGCGATGGAGCGAAAGATACCTGTTCATTAAAATTAGCTACTTCAGCTGCGGAAGCCGTATTATCAGCTTATCTTTCATTAAACGGAGTACTCGTTTCTCCAAAAGTAGGAGTTATAGGTGAAAATATAGAGCAGACTATAAAAAATATTGGGAAACTTGCTCATCAAGGATTTAAGAATGTCGATGACACCATGCTTGAAATAATCGATAATTAAGAAAAATAGATTAATTTTTTAATTACCTATTATTGATTGTCCACAGTTGTTAGGCGTATTGCTATGAAGTTACAGTATTCAAAGAAAGGATGATTGAATGAAAGTTAAAGATAATTTAATACTTAAATTAGTATTAGGGGTA
The sequence above is a segment of the Peptoniphilaceae bacterium AMB_02 genome. Coding sequences within it:
- a CDS encoding L-serine ammonia-lyase, iron-sulfur-dependent, subunit alpha, with product MNKDYTQDLIKVVKEDTNPALGCTEPVAVAFAAAVAADHTDGELKSLEVLVSKNIYKNGKSVLIPHTGKCGLDLAAAVGFVGGNSEEEFMVLRSVEPSDLKGAEELLSKGIVKLGYKQDTPDVYVSIVAEANNKVEIILKDAHTHIHKIIVDDEVLYEGESSTSEKTSKEFLKDLTFKAIREMIESIPIEELDFIMDGVEMNIAAAEAGLEGGVGLSIGKKLSEIEASGLIAMDAGTRSRILTAAAADMRMGGGECPIMTSGGSGNQGLGVILPVYVVAEEKGLEEDRLTRGVFFAHAINEYVKIYSGKLSGMCGCAIGAGIGATAGITWMLGGDDTQIAGSANNMFANISGMLCDGAKDTCSLKLATSAAEAVLSAYLSLNGVLVSPKVGVIGENIEQTIKNIGKLAHQGFKNVDDTMLEIIDN
- a CDS encoding mechanosensitive ion channel family protein; the encoded protein is MRSIIINEQGNLNIIGKLFYAALVIIIASILVGLIKRAINRALKYRGLQSDSKIKTFQQILTKIIYVFAYFIAIVLILDRFGINTNSILATAGIGGVAIGFGAQYVVRDVISGMIILAEDQYRVGDYVSIEGVSGIIEDVGLRLTKVRDFTGELHIIQNGNIKIVTNKSRGPQRAWVQVYLPHSTDIKAVTSIIEGACEKVKEKYPSITDGPSLLGITDFGEYDMVMSIKAMVEDLKHWEVERELRKTILEDLVAEGIELPAFVVVEGGAKDEV
- a CDS encoding DUF951 domain-containing protein, with amino-acid sequence MKYKVGDIITLKKGHPCGENKWEIMRTGAEIKLRCMGCDKQIWLSRVDFNKRIRKIEHNGKFISIVHYEPDAETEESIDLE